One window of Candidatus Sulfotelmatobacter sp. genomic DNA carries:
- a CDS encoding flagellar basal body L-ring protein FlgH: protein MHRALSRVTLAVLAFAALGAPAFADTLYQAAPPPVGPGHPLRLGPDFRAGQVGDLVTVVFNFSQANSQSMQQSVNNSYSLSATPGQGLANIFLLKDGIGLGATRQSSEARAQVGSSTFTSTMEAQVTDVLPSGALKIAGDQNLLINGQKQVLHITGVIRPQDIDNTDTIASSNVANVQAEFKGDADKKTQGILQKIVNFLF from the coding sequence ATGCATCGCGCCCTCTCTCGCGTTACGCTCGCCGTGTTGGCCTTCGCCGCGCTCGGCGCGCCGGCGTTCGCCGACACGCTGTATCAGGCCGCACCGCCGCCGGTCGGCCCGGGGCACCCGCTGCGCCTGGGGCCGGACTTCCGTGCCGGGCAAGTCGGCGACCTGGTGACGGTCGTGTTCAACTTCTCGCAAGCGAACTCGCAGTCGATGCAGCAGAGCGTCAACAACAGCTACTCGCTCAGCGCGACGCCGGGCCAGGGCTTGGCCAACATCTTCCTGCTCAAGGACGGGATCGGCTTGGGCGCGACGCGGCAGTCGTCCGAAGCGCGCGCGCAGGTCGGCTCGAGCACCTTCACCAGCACGATGGAGGCGCAAGTCACCGACGTGCTACCGTCGGGAGCGCTGAAGATCGCCGGCGATCAGAACCTGCTGATCAACGGCCAGAAGCAAGTGCTGCACATCACCGGCGTCATCCGCCCGCAAGACATCGACAACACCGATACGATCGCCTCGAGCAACGTCGCGAACGTCCAGGCCGAGTTCAAGGGCGACGCCGACAAGAAGACTCAGGGGATCTTGCAAAAGATCGTCAACTTCCTGTTCTGA
- the flgA gene encoding flagellar basal body P-ring formation chaperone FlgA has protein sequence MIAPRARALAAALALAAALCVPAAGVRASVTVTATTQIVAGARIASLADRIAHGLSDGPERSLNPAFQIADQRVPSGAVTIEPGGSPYVNPTYVGVPVAIVVDGAVVRTVVVGYHVVTYVETAVAAHDLTPGTVLGPDDVVLARVPASGRPAVERDALLGRRMNLALSKGLPLYVEETSPQTLVRPGQAAILVIHDGPVSLMADVIARTGGAIGDTVTVVNPQTQRAVAGIVTGPNRVELTLPGGE, from the coding sequence ATGATCGCTCCGCGGGCTCGCGCCCTTGCCGCCGCCCTCGCCCTCGCCGCCGCGCTTTGCGTGCCGGCGGCGGGCGTGCGCGCGTCGGTGACGGTCACGGCGACGACGCAGATCGTCGCCGGCGCCCGCATCGCCTCGCTCGCCGATCGCATCGCGCACGGCTTGAGCGACGGCCCCGAGCGCTCGTTGAACCCGGCCTTCCAGATCGCCGACCAGCGCGTGCCCAGCGGCGCGGTCACGATCGAGCCGGGCGGATCGCCGTACGTCAACCCGACCTACGTCGGCGTGCCGGTCGCGATCGTGGTCGACGGCGCGGTGGTCCGGACCGTCGTGGTCGGGTACCACGTCGTGACCTACGTCGAGACCGCCGTCGCGGCGCACGATCTGACGCCGGGCACCGTGCTCGGCCCGGACGACGTCGTGCTGGCGCGCGTGCCGGCCAGCGGCCGGCCCGCGGTCGAGCGCGACGCGCTGCTGGGCCGCCGCATGAACTTGGCCCTCTCCAAAGGGCTGCCGCTGTACGTCGAGGAGACCTCGCCGCAGACGCTCGTGCGGCCCGGTCAGGCGGCGATCCTGGTCATCCACGACGGCCCCGTCTCGCTGATGGCCGACGTCATCGCCCGCACCGGCGGCGCGATCGGCGACACGGTCACGGTGGTGAACCCGCAGACGCAACGCGCGGTCGCCGGCATCGTGACCGGCCCCAATCGCGTCGAGCTCACGCTCCCAGGAGGCGAATAG
- the flgG gene encoding flagellar basal-body rod protein FlgG, with amino-acid sequence MMRALSTAATGMMAQQYNVDTISNNIANVNTTGFQANLAKFQDLIYQNLRAPGTPVGPSIVPVGQDVGLGVKVGSSEKMFQQGTLQETDNPLDIAIEGNGFFQVTLPDGTTAYTRDGSFKVDSNGQITTADGYFLNPQITIPATATQVQVGSDGTVTAQVPGQQLPQTLGQIQLVRFINPAGLAPQGQNLYLQTGASGAPTISQPGLNGAGTLQGGYLEQSNVSVVTEMVNLITAQRAYEANSKSVTTADSMLQTAVQMKTS; translated from the coding sequence ATGATGCGAGCGCTCTCGACGGCCGCCACGGGCATGATGGCCCAGCAGTACAACGTCGACACGATCTCCAACAACATCGCCAACGTCAACACGACGGGCTTCCAGGCGAACCTGGCCAAGTTCCAAGATCTGATCTATCAGAACTTGCGCGCGCCGGGGACGCCGGTCGGCCCGTCGATCGTGCCGGTCGGCCAAGACGTCGGTCTGGGCGTGAAGGTCGGTTCGTCGGAGAAGATGTTCCAGCAAGGGACGCTGCAAGAGACCGACAATCCGCTCGACATCGCGATCGAGGGGAACGGGTTCTTCCAGGTCACGCTCCCCGACGGGACGACGGCGTACACGCGCGACGGCTCGTTCAAGGTCGACTCGAACGGTCAGATCACCACCGCCGACGGCTATTTCCTCAACCCGCAGATCACCATCCCGGCGACGGCGACGCAGGTGCAGGTCGGTTCGGACGGCACCGTGACCGCGCAGGTTCCCGGTCAGCAGCTCCCGCAGACGCTCGGCCAGATCCAGCTGGTGCGCTTCATCAACCCGGCCGGCCTCGCGCCGCAGGGCCAGAACCTGTACCTGCAGACCGGCGCCTCGGGCGCGCCGACGATCTCGCAGCCGGGTCTCAACGGCGCCGGCACCCTTCAGGGCGGCTACCTCGAGCAGAGCAACGTCTCGGTGGTCACCGAGATGGTCAACCTGATCACCGCGCAGCGCGCGTACGAAGCGAACTCCAAGTCGGTCACGACGGCGGACTCGATGCTGCAGACCGCGGTCCAGATGAAGACGTCCTGA